A stretch of Bacteroidota bacterium DNA encodes these proteins:
- a CDS encoding capsule assembly Wzi family protein: MSLRSFYLPENHPFVNYHLFNSDGEFIKKGMNSFLQIRGDASVIDHFFFRYRLQLQNLEWINFQRLNFSYRDKSISIVAGLDSIWLGHGQHGSLLLSNNSAPMRLVKFQTEKPFRIPYIGKFSYLIFNGWAENFKVLGQRLGYFPVSWLEFGINQTVVYTRNYKLWEYFKVLSASQENLPGHYNNDQRASLDVALHLPFLKKISPITNGKIYFEYGGEDIEAWWQKEDRNWVGPLGFEFYDPGLTAGLWLDVANTELRVEYSQNYKIFHLFHEVHTGKSYSLYTKKWYRTIPFVNYVSIMGHHMGPEADDLYFELTHRINFGGVKLFYHKERRGLVSGYGTVYSVSNYPEKFIQIGSEFSYRWNNLNTSLLIMQNYFRNIDRHPDVLEVISQRGSYAQSLIFGLTLSYVID; this comes from the coding sequence ATGTCACTCCGTTCATTCTATTTACCTGAGAACCATCCTTTTGTTAATTATCATTTATTTAATTCAGACGGCGAATTTATTAAAAAAGGGATGAATTCTTTTTTACAAATTAGGGGTGATGCGAGTGTAATCGACCATTTCTTTTTTCGATACCGGTTACAGTTACAAAATCTTGAATGGATTAATTTTCAGCGTTTGAATTTTTCGTACCGCGATAAATCTATCTCCATTGTTGCAGGTTTAGATTCGATATGGCTGGGGCATGGACAACACGGCTCACTCCTTCTTTCCAATAATTCTGCACCTATGAGGTTAGTAAAATTTCAGACAGAAAAGCCGTTCAGAATTCCATACATCGGTAAATTCAGTTATTTAATATTTAACGGCTGGGCTGAGAACTTCAAGGTTCTGGGTCAGAGATTGGGTTATTTTCCGGTGTCATGGCTCGAATTCGGAATAAACCAAACCGTAGTTTACACGAGGAATTATAAACTTTGGGAATACTTCAAAGTTCTAAGCGCCTCGCAAGAAAACCTTCCGGGCCATTACAATAACGACCAAAGAGCCAGTCTTGATGTTGCTTTACATCTACCTTTTCTTAAAAAAATTTCACCGATTACAAATGGGAAAATTTATTTTGAATATGGTGGAGAGGATATAGAAGCCTGGTGGCAAAAGGAAGATAGAAACTGGGTAGGTCCGCTGGGGTTTGAATTTTACGATCCTGGATTAACAGCGGGATTATGGTTAGATGTAGCGAATACCGAATTACGAGTTGAATACTCTCAAAATTATAAAATATTTCATTTGTTTCATGAAGTGCATACAGGAAAAAGTTATTCTCTTTATACAAAAAAGTGGTACAGAACAATTCCATTTGTTAATTATGTTTCTATAATGGGGCATCATATGGGGCCTGAAGCGGATGATTTGTATTTTGAATTAACGCATAGAATTAATTTTGGCGGCGTTAAATTGTTCTATCATAAAGAACGTCGTGGTTTAGTTTCGGGCTATGGCACGGTTTACAGTGTGAGCAATTATCCTGAAAAGTTTATTCAAATCGGCAGCGAGTTTAGTTACCGGTGGAATAATTTAAACACATCCTTACTTATTATGCAAAATTATTTCAGAAATATCGACCGCCATCCCGATGTGCTCGAGGTTATTTCTCAGCGAGGGAGCTATGCTCAATCGTTGATATTTGGTTTAACGCTTTCGTATGTTATCGACTAA
- a CDS encoding glycosyltransferase codes for MLFSIIIPTYNRLYQIKLALRNIFNQVFDDYEVIVIDDGSTDGTEEYLKTLTMPKLKWIRQDNKGPAAARNAGVKIAQGKYIAFTDDDCIVPPNWLTSFKNVFETGDVDIIGGAVKNSNKKNIYSEVSQHITSFFVEYLNQEGKSSPFLTSNNIAYRADVLKNVGGFDERFKKAGGEERALNWKILSAGGKSVYAADIIVDHNHEMDLAGFIRQQINYGRGSFILYKVAGKEFNSKIPKNPFAAHLRLSRSFFNGNIFLSILKLILYIGAQKLVAFGFGLQVLKKNNKLII; via the coding sequence ATGTTGTTTTCCATCATTATCCCAACATATAACCGCTTATACCAGATAAAGTTAGCTCTACGAAACATTTTTAATCAAGTGTTTGACGATTACGAAGTCATAGTTATAGACGATGGCAGTACCGACGGTACCGAAGAATATCTTAAAACGTTAACAATGCCGAAGTTGAAATGGATTAGGCAGGACAATAAAGGTCCTGCCGCAGCACGCAATGCCGGTGTTAAAATTGCACAAGGGAAATACATTGCATTTACAGACGATGATTGTATCGTCCCGCCAAATTGGCTGACGAGTTTCAAAAATGTTTTTGAGACTGGTGATGTTGATATAATAGGCGGGGCAGTCAAGAACTCTAACAAGAAAAATATTTACTCAGAGGTGAGTCAGCACATTACAAGTTTTTTCGTAGAATACCTGAATCAGGAAGGTAAGTCATCGCCGTTTCTAACATCTAACAACATTGCTTACCGAGCTGATGTTTTAAAGAACGTCGGCGGATTTGATGAACGATTCAAAAAAGCCGGCGGTGAAGAGAGAGCGTTGAATTGGAAGATATTGAGCGCCGGCGGGAAATCGGTGTATGCAGCCGATATTATAGTTGACCATAACCATGAGATGGATTTAGCTGGATTCATTCGACAGCAGATAAATTACGGTCGAGGGTCTTTCATACTATACAAAGTTGCCGGCAAAGAATTTAACTCAAAAATTCCCAAAAATCCATTTGCCGCACATCTTCGGTTGAGTCGATCATTTTTTAACGGGAATATATTTTTAAGTATATTAAAATTAATCTTGTATATCGGAGCTCAAAAATTAGTAGCATTCGGCTTTGGTTTGCAAGTATTGAAAAAAAACAATAAATTAATAATATGA
- a CDS encoding ABC transporter ATP-binding protein yields MVTVENVTKVFQIPHERTKTLFHKLTSIFRSTYNYEKFYALRDVSFQIGKSEFIGIIGRNGSGKTTLLRIIAGIYQPTSGRVQVNDEVTPFLEIGLGFQGDFTVRENIYINGALLGFSRKEIDKLFNNIIEFAELENFRDIKLNKLSAGMQVRLAFTVAIQSHAPILIVDEVMAVGDTVFQKKCRELFWKYKKQRRTVIFVSHDLASVKEYCDRVIVLHKGSVVNDGNTEDMIRYYKEQILLQ; encoded by the coding sequence ATGGTTACAGTCGAAAACGTTACTAAAGTTTTTCAAATACCTCACGAAAGGACTAAAACTCTTTTCCACAAGCTAACGAGCATTTTCCGCTCGACTTATAATTACGAAAAATTTTATGCTTTACGAGATGTATCTTTTCAGATAGGAAAAAGTGAGTTTATAGGAATCATCGGTCGTAACGGATCGGGCAAGACCACTTTGCTGAGAATCATAGCAGGTATCTATCAGCCGACATCCGGACGGGTTCAAGTTAATGATGAAGTTACTCCTTTTCTCGAAATCGGTTTGGGCTTTCAGGGAGATTTTACTGTCCGTGAAAATATTTACATTAACGGTGCGCTTTTAGGCTTCTCACGAAAAGAAATCGACAAGCTTTTTAACAATATTATAGAATTTGCAGAACTTGAAAATTTTAGAGATATTAAATTGAATAAACTATCTGCTGGAATGCAAGTCCGTCTCGCTTTCACGGTCGCAATCCAATCTCATGCTCCTATTCTAATTGTAGATGAAGTAATGGCAGTAGGAGACACCGTATTTCAGAAAAAATGCAGAGAACTTTTCTGGAAATATAAAAAACAAAGACGAACTGTCATTTTTGTAAGCCATGATCTTGCTTCAGTCAAAGAGTATTGCGATAGGGTTATTGTGTTACACAAAGGATCGGTAGTGAATGATGGGAATACCGAAGACATGATAAGATATTATAAAGAGCAAATTTTATTACAATGA
- a CDS encoding ABC transporter permease — translation MSNAAFSLRKSYNIIRELALADFRMKYHDSVLGYFWSLLNPLSQFVVLHFVFSYLFVVQVPNFTFYLLSGIVFWNFFHDATLSGMNAVYAKASISKKIYFPRNIIIFSSTATALISFIINTLILWLVVIVFDHFSLNQILIVIPFLSILLLAMGTAFLLSVFYVYFRDTIQIWLVCLNVGFWLTPIVYNALTAPLPLKMVALFNPVGRILIMLRSFLVYDDFPSVEFMVTTMAFSIIFFIVGLWLFNKHSHKIVEYL, via the coding sequence ATGAGTAACGCTGCATTTAGCCTACGGAAATCTTACAATATCATAAGAGAATTGGCATTAGCCGATTTTCGGATGAAGTATCACGACTCAGTCTTGGGGTATTTTTGGTCCTTGCTGAATCCGCTGTCGCAATTTGTAGTTCTTCATTTTGTTTTTTCATACTTATTTGTTGTTCAAGTTCCTAACTTCACGTTTTATTTGCTGTCTGGAATTGTATTCTGGAATTTTTTCCACGATGCAACCCTCAGCGGAATGAACGCCGTGTACGCAAAAGCTTCGATCTCAAAAAAAATATATTTCCCGCGAAATATTATAATATTTTCTTCAACTGCAACTGCTCTTATATCATTCATCATCAACACTTTAATCCTGTGGTTGGTGGTTATAGTATTCGATCACTTTTCACTAAATCAAATTCTAATAGTAATCCCTTTTCTCTCAATATTATTATTGGCGATGGGAACCGCTTTTTTACTCTCCGTATTTTATGTTTACTTCAGGGACACTATTCAAATATGGCTTGTATGTTTAAATGTTGGATTTTGGCTTACTCCCATCGTTTACAATGCACTCACAGCGCCATTACCTTTGAAGATGGTTGCACTCTTTAATCCTGTTGGAAGAATTTTGATAATGCTTCGCTCATTCTTGGTTTATGATGATTTTCCATCCGTAGAATTCATGGTAACGACAATGGCATTCAGTATAATATTTTTTATTGTTGGCTTGTGGTTGTTTAATAAACATTCCCATAAGATTGTGGAGTACCTATAG